A DNA window from Candidatus Bodocaedibacter vickermanii contains the following coding sequences:
- a CDS encoding BolA family protein, with amino-acid sequence MFDTRLILKNSIESINKLLRDSLKIEFLEIIDESAKHAGHGAMLYSTETLTHIWVRISAAELTKMSRVEQHRKLYAILQSAFDNGLHAIRFEIL; translated from the coding sequence ATGTTTGATACAAGGTTAATTTTGAAAAATTCTATTGAAAGCATAAATAAATTATTACGAGATAGTTTAAAAATCGAATTTCTAGAAATTATTGATGAGTCTGCCAAACATGCTGGACACGGCGCCATGCTTTATTCTACAGAAACTCTAACACACATATGGGTTCGGATTAGTGCCGCAGAATTAACAAAGATGTCTAGGGTTGAACAACACCGCAAGCTGTATGCGATTTTGCAATCCGCCTTTGATAACGGGTTGCATGCGATTCGATTTGAAATTTTATAA